One Mucilaginibacter ginkgonis genomic region harbors:
- a CDS encoding BaiN/RdsA family NAD(P)/FAD-dependent oxidoreductase yields the protein MAPNLTKETQFDAIIIGAGACGLMCAVQAGFLGKRTLILEHNDKPGAKILISGGGRCNYTNLYTSPDQFISQNPHFCKSAFSQWTVDDSIAFFETYGITGAEKTLGQLFPEGGKAKDVVKVFTDLLTNLGQEMWLNAKVLDIDTNADGGFAVSYERYGKQQSITAPSVVVASGGLPISKLGATDFGMRVARKFGLKVTETAPALVPLTITGKDLPWYGQLSGSSIFCRVWNDKASFEENILFTHWGLSGPAILQISSYWKPGESIFIDMLPDRNITELITTEAQVNGKQLLQTLLAGLYTKKFAEALADRLPIHKTLGSLSKADLETIDNLLHHFKVLAAGHKGYDKAEVMRGGVSTDELSSKTLEAKNIPGLFFGGECVDVTGWLGGYNFQWAWASGFVIAQNI from the coding sequence ATGGCTCCAAATTTAACAAAAGAAACACAGTTCGATGCTATTATTATAGGTGCAGGTGCGTGCGGACTAATGTGCGCGGTGCAAGCCGGATTCTTAGGCAAGCGGACACTCATTTTAGAACATAATGACAAACCGGGCGCCAAAATATTGATCAGCGGCGGCGGGCGGTGTAATTACACCAACCTTTACACATCGCCAGATCAGTTCATATCTCAAAATCCGCACTTCTGCAAGTCAGCCTTTTCTCAATGGACGGTTGATGATTCCATTGCTTTCTTCGAAACGTATGGCATTACCGGCGCCGAAAAAACTTTAGGCCAGTTATTCCCTGAGGGCGGTAAGGCTAAGGATGTGGTGAAGGTTTTTACAGATCTGCTGACGAACCTGGGGCAGGAAATGTGGCTCAACGCAAAAGTGTTGGATATTGACACAAACGCCGATGGTGGATTTGCTGTCAGCTACGAACGTTACGGCAAGCAGCAAAGCATTACCGCGCCAAGTGTGGTTGTCGCCTCCGGCGGATTGCCCATCAGCAAGCTAGGGGCAACCGATTTTGGTATGCGCGTAGCGCGGAAGTTTGGATTAAAGGTGACCGAAACAGCGCCTGCACTAGTGCCGCTTACTATTACCGGGAAAGACCTGCCCTGGTACGGGCAGCTATCCGGCAGCAGCATTTTTTGCAGGGTGTGGAACGATAAGGCAAGCTTCGAAGAAAATATTTTGTTTACGCACTGGGGTTTAAGCGGGCCGGCTATTCTGCAAATATCGTCTTACTGGAAGCCGGGCGAATCGATATTTATTGACATGCTGCCCGACCGGAATATCACGGAGCTGATTACCACGGAAGCGCAAGTAAATGGCAAGCAATTATTGCAAACATTGCTGGCAGGATTATATACCAAGAAATTTGCTGAGGCCCTGGCCGACCGCTTACCTATTCACAAAACGCTGGGCAGTTTAAGCAAGGCCGATTTGGAAACCATCGACAATTTGTTACATCATTTTAAGGTTTTGGCAGCAGGTCATAAAGGTTATGACAAAGCCGAAGTAATGCGCGGAGGGGTTTCTACAGACGAACTATCGTCTAAAACCCTTGAAGCTAAAAATATACCCGGGCTATTTTTTGGCGGCGAATGCGTTGACGTAACCGGCTGGCTGGGCGGTTACAATTTTCAATGGGCCTGGGCCAGCGGCTTCGTTATCGCGCAAAATATTTAG
- a CDS encoding c-type cytochrome, protein MNVNKKMIAVLGFSAVIGLSAMTVMQPGQPRVDPPLQNIKVLSKKLTYRQVDHIMDEWAHSLGVRCNFCHAPNEQTKKMDFASDAKPEKEMAREMFKMTAEINKKYFKAEKDSLGMIMESGVNCYTCHNGKAHPEVVEAPAPPRRNGPPGGTPPAGGMPPPGGNPPTTPPAGTPPAGSTPAHSR, encoded by the coding sequence ATGAACGTTAACAAAAAAATGATCGCGGTACTTGGGTTCTCTGCAGTAATCGGCCTTTCGGCAATGACGGTTATGCAGCCCGGACAGCCAAGGGTAGACCCGCCTCTGCAAAACATTAAGGTCCTTTCAAAAAAACTTACTTATCGCCAGGTAGACCATATCATGGATGAGTGGGCGCATTCTTTAGGCGTGCGTTGTAACTTTTGCCACGCGCCAAATGAGCAGACCAAGAAAATGGATTTTGCCAGCGACGCCAAACCTGAAAAAGAAATGGCCCGCGAGATGTTTAAGATGACGGCAGAGATCAATAAAAAATATTTTAAGGCAGAAAAAGACTCGCTGGGTATGATCATGGAAAGCGGTGTCAACTGCTACACCTGCCACAATGGTAAGGCGCACCCCGAAGTTGTAGAGGCACCGGCTCCGCCGCGCCGCAATGGCCCTCCGGGCGGAACGCCGCCGGCAGGTGGAATGCCTCCTCCGGGTGGTAACCCGCCAACAACGCCGCCGGCAGGTACGCCGCCGGCTGGTTCTACACCGGCGCATAGCAGGTAG
- a CDS encoding threonine aldolase family protein, which yields MITVDLRSDTVTKPTQGMLEAMWSAKVGDDVFGEDESVNALEEKAAAMFGMEAAIFCPSGTMTNQIAIKCFTQPLDELIADQTAHVYRYEGGGIAFNSAVSTRLLNGYRGILTAEMIEPEINAENIHYPHTSLVVLENTVNKGGGSCYTLQQIAPIAELCKKYNLKLHLDGARIFNALAYTGDSAKDYGKYFDGISVCLSKGLGAPVGSVFLADKDTIKYARRLRKVFGGGMRQAGFLAAAASYALDRHVDRLKIDHAHAHTLADALANCGCVTNVVPVETNIVLFDTEQPAEQMLAKLESKGIKANSTDKHRIRFVTHLDIHPEQIEHVVKVLGEM from the coding sequence ATGATAACCGTCGACCTGCGTAGTGATACCGTAACCAAACCAACCCAGGGCATGCTGGAAGCCATGTGGAGCGCCAAAGTTGGTGATGATGTTTTTGGTGAGGATGAAAGCGTTAACGCGCTGGAGGAAAAAGCGGCGGCAATGTTCGGTATGGAGGCTGCCATTTTTTGCCCGAGCGGCACCATGACCAACCAGATAGCCATTAAATGTTTTACCCAACCTTTGGATGAACTCATTGCCGACCAGACCGCCCACGTTTACCGGTATGAGGGTGGGGGCATAGCGTTTAATTCGGCCGTGTCTACAAGGTTGCTAAATGGCTACCGCGGTATCCTGACCGCCGAAATGATAGAGCCGGAGATCAATGCCGAAAATATTCATTACCCGCATACTAGTTTGGTGGTTTTAGAGAACACCGTTAACAAAGGCGGAGGCAGCTGCTATACGCTGCAACAAATAGCGCCAATTGCGGAACTATGTAAAAAGTATAATTTAAAATTACACCTTGACGGTGCAAGGATATTCAACGCCTTGGCGTACACAGGCGACTCTGCCAAAGATTACGGCAAATATTTCGACGGTATTTCTGTTTGCCTGTCAAAGGGTTTGGGCGCGCCTGTAGGCTCGGTTTTTTTGGCTGACAAAGACACTATTAAGTATGCGCGCAGGCTAAGGAAGGTTTTTGGCGGAGGAATGCGCCAGGCCGGCTTTTTGGCGGCCGCGGCAAGCTATGCCCTGGATCGTCATGTCGACAGGTTAAAGATAGACCATGCCCACGCGCACACCCTGGCAGACGCACTGGCCAATTGCGGCTGCGTAACTAACGTAGTTCCCGTAGAGACTAACATTGTGCTTTTTGACACAGAACAGCCTGCAGAACAAATGCTGGCCAAATTAGAGTCAAAGGGTATTAAAGCAAATTCTACAGATAAACACCGCATCCGTTTTGTAACGCATCTGGATATTCACCCAGAGCAAATTGAGCATGTGGTGAAGGTGCTAGGAGAGATGTAA
- a CDS encoding DUF2892 domain-containing protein — protein MSNIVRLILACVIMGAAVTLCGFGFWGWGILVLFIGAIVLFSFFINENMIIAQFYLRKEKTVEAQTWLNKITDYEKQLHKNQYGYYNLLLGLMESRTAPMKSEKYFKKALSLGMRMSHNTALAKLSLAGISMAKRNKREAQQYLAEATKDDKNKLLADQIKMMKSQLGQMDKQVQRGYRNY, from the coding sequence ATGTCAAATATTGTTCGGCTGATATTAGCCTGTGTGATAATGGGTGCCGCGGTTACCCTATGCGGATTTGGATTTTGGGGATGGGGAATTTTAGTGTTATTTATAGGCGCCATTGTGCTGTTCTCGTTCTTTATAAATGAGAATATGATCATTGCGCAATTCTACCTGCGTAAAGAAAAAACGGTGGAAGCACAAACCTGGCTAAACAAGATCACCGATTACGAAAAGCAATTGCACAAGAACCAATATGGTTATTACAACTTACTTCTAGGATTGATGGAGTCGCGTACGGCACCAATGAAATCTGAGAAATATTTTAAAAAGGCGTTGTCATTAGGAATGCGCATGTCGCATAATACCGCATTGGCAAAACTTAGCCTGGCGGGTATATCAATGGCTAAGCGCAACAAGCGCGAAGCGCAGCAATATCTTGCCGAAGCCACAAAAGACGATAAAAACAAATTACTGGCCGATCAGATAAAAATGATGAAATCTCAACTTGGCCAAATGGATAAACAAGTACAGCGCGGATACCGGAATTACTAA
- the lysS gene encoding lysine--tRNA ligase, giving the protein MSIAALSEQEIIRRESLQQLRGLGIEPYPAEAYAVNAWAKDIKDNFNSKPDAYQQVQIAGRIMMRRIMGNASFFELQDSTGRVQVYIKRDDICPGDDKTLYNTVFKKLLDIGDYVGVKGFVFLTQTGEISVHTQELSVLAKSLKPLPVVKRDEDGNIYDGFTDPELRYRQRYVDLTVNPDFKEIFIKRTKVISAMRDYFNEQGWFEVETPILQAVHGGAAARPFNTHHNTLDMPLYLRIANELYLKRLIVAGFDGVYEFGKMFRNEGMDRTHNPEFTSMEIYVAYKDYVWMMEMVEQCLERVAIAVNGSALATVGDKEINFAGPYERLSMYDSILKYTDIDVSQMDEAALRQTCRDLAIEVDASMGKGKLIDEIFSAKVEANLIQPTYITDYPVEMTPLAKKHRTKEGLVERFELFVNGKEIGNAYSELNDPLDQRQRLEDQLLLAGRGDEEAMAMDEDFLRALEYGMPPTSGLGIGIDRLVMLLTNQHTIQEVLFFPQMRPEKKAKVISADDFIAIGVPAEWVPVVNKMGFNTPEELKAANPNKVFNDLGGMRKKLKLDIAMPDKDSVMSWFA; this is encoded by the coding sequence ATGAGTATTGCAGCCTTATCAGAACAGGAAATTATACGTCGCGAATCTTTACAGCAATTGCGCGGACTGGGTATCGAGCCTTACCCCGCCGAAGCTTATGCCGTTAATGCCTGGGCGAAGGATATTAAAGATAATTTTAACAGCAAACCCGATGCTTATCAGCAGGTGCAGATAGCCGGCCGTATCATGATGCGCCGAATTATGGGTAACGCTTCTTTCTTTGAATTGCAAGACTCAACCGGCCGCGTGCAGGTATACATCAAGCGCGATGATATTTGCCCCGGCGACGATAAAACGCTTTATAATACTGTTTTCAAAAAGCTATTAGATATCGGCGATTATGTTGGCGTTAAAGGCTTTGTATTTCTTACTCAAACCGGCGAAATATCCGTACACACGCAAGAGCTTTCCGTTCTGGCCAAATCGCTTAAACCATTGCCGGTTGTAAAACGCGATGAGGACGGCAATATCTATGATGGCTTTACCGACCCCGAATTGCGTTACCGCCAGCGCTATGTCGACCTGACCGTCAACCCGGACTTTAAAGAAATATTTATCAAACGCACAAAGGTAATAAGCGCCATGCGCGATTACTTTAATGAACAAGGCTGGTTCGAGGTGGAAACCCCTATACTGCAAGCTGTTCATGGTGGTGCTGCCGCAAGACCGTTCAATACGCACCACAATACGCTGGATATGCCGCTGTATCTGCGCATTGCCAACGAGTTATACCTTAAACGTTTGATCGTAGCCGGCTTTGACGGCGTGTACGAGTTTGGCAAAATGTTCCGCAATGAGGGTATGGACCGCACCCACAATCCTGAGTTTACTTCGATGGAAATATACGTAGCCTACAAAGACTATGTATGGATGATGGAAATGGTAGAGCAATGCCTGGAACGTGTGGCCATAGCCGTAAACGGCAGCGCACTGGCAACGGTTGGTGATAAAGAGATCAACTTTGCAGGGCCGTATGAGCGTTTGTCTATGTATGATTCGATCCTGAAGTATACAGATATAGACGTATCGCAAATGGATGAGGCCGCCCTGCGCCAAACCTGCCGTGATTTGGCCATAGAGGTAGATGCCAGCATGGGTAAAGGCAAACTGATAGACGAGATCTTCAGCGCTAAAGTAGAAGCCAACCTGATACAGCCAACATACATAACCGACTACCCGGTCGAAATGACACCGCTTGCCAAGAAGCACCGTACAAAAGAAGGCTTGGTAGAACGTTTCGAGTTGTTTGTAAATGGTAAAGAAATAGGTAATGCCTACTCTGAATTAAATGACCCGCTGGATCAGCGCCAGCGCCTGGAAGACCAGTTATTATTGGCCGGCCGTGGTGATGAAGAGGCTATGGCGATGGACGAAGATTTCCTCCGTGCTTTGGAATACGGCATGCCGCCAACATCGGGCCTGGGCATTGGTATTGACCGCCTGGTGATGCTGCTAACCAATCAGCATACCATACAGGAAGTATTATTCTTCCCGCAAATGCGCCCCGAAAAGAAAGCTAAAGTAATTTCTGCTGATGATTTTATAGCCATCGGCGTTCCTGCCGAATGGGTGCCTGTGGTAAACAAAATGGGCTTCAATACTCCCGAGGAGTTAAAAGCAGCCAATCCCAACAAGGTATTCAACGATCTGGGCGGTATGCGTAAAAAGTTGAAGCTGGACATTGCCATGCCTGATAAGGACAGCGTGATGTCCTGGTTCGCCTAG
- a CDS encoding M13 family metallopeptidase has product MNKFLNLLVAATLITAANNAIAQRKTFVDVAGIDQSIKPGDNFFRYVNGKWYDTARIAADQSGVGSYSFMNIPQRRLLQNILDSVSKSTNTSGSIEQKVGDFYASGMDMATVNRRGYEPVKPVLARIDAINSIPSMMKFIATEMKSGNHSLIGFSVSPDDKNSSINIAHAYQSGTSLPEKGYYFKTDSPTLHIQQAYKKYIATLFELTGANAATAAKEAEVVYNIEKQNAVSHKSNIELRDVKGNYNKLSIAALNASEPNIGWKALMANLGAAADSIDVGQPAYYENLNKQLKTVYLNDWKLYLKARTLANYADELSQPFVDASFEFSKLLSGQSVQKSRRQIMTENVDGYLGQALGQLYVKRYFNEGAKKRVLDLVNNLQKSFENRIKNLDWMSDSTKQKAVEKLYAITKKIGYPDVWRNYDQVSISRTIYFENILAINRNDYQYRLAKLNKPVDKTEWHTTPSTVTAYYSPSANEIVFPAGILQYPYFDFNADDAINYGGIGMVIGHEMTHAFDDQGAQFDKEGNVKSWWTKEDYQKFRAKTAQLSTLYSSFTVLDTVHVKGPLTLGENTADNGGIAIAYDAFKMTPEGKSNEKIDGYTPDQRFFLSIARIWRVKTRDAFLRTYTNTNPHSPAMWRVNGPIMNFEPFYKAFDVKPGDKNYKAPDQRVRIW; this is encoded by the coding sequence ATGAATAAATTCCTGAACCTGCTTGTAGCAGCCACGCTTATTACTGCTGCCAATAACGCTATCGCGCAAAGAAAAACCTTTGTAGATGTTGCCGGTATTGATCAGTCCATTAAACCCGGCGACAATTTTTTCCGTTATGTAAACGGTAAATGGTATGATACCGCCAGGATAGCTGCAGACCAATCGGGTGTGGGCTCTTATAGCTTTATGAACATTCCGCAGCGCAGGCTTTTGCAAAACATCCTCGACAGCGTCTCTAAGAGCACAAACACTTCGGGCAGCATCGAGCAAAAGGTTGGCGACTTCTATGCTTCGGGGATGGACATGGCTACCGTTAACCGCCGTGGGTATGAACCGGTAAAACCAGTATTGGCCCGGATAGACGCTATAAACAGCATTCCTTCGATGATGAAATTTATCGCGACGGAAATGAAATCGGGTAACCACTCGCTTATAGGTTTCAGTGTATCGCCCGACGATAAAAACAGCAGTATCAACATAGCGCACGCCTACCAAAGCGGCACAAGCCTGCCCGAAAAAGGTTATTACTTTAAAACCGACTCGCCAACCCTGCACATCCAGCAAGCATATAAAAAATATATCGCTACGCTGTTCGAACTTACCGGGGCAAACGCGGCAACCGCTGCTAAGGAGGCGGAGGTTGTTTACAACATCGAAAAGCAAAACGCAGTATCGCACAAATCGAACATCGAACTGCGCGATGTTAAGGGTAACTATAATAAACTGTCTATTGCCGCTTTAAATGCGAGTGAGCCAAATATTGGCTGGAAAGCGCTTATGGCCAATCTTGGTGCCGCTGCCGATTCTATAGATGTGGGCCAGCCTGCATATTACGAGAATTTAAACAAGCAACTAAAGACCGTGTATTTAAACGATTGGAAGCTTTATTTGAAAGCACGCACACTGGCAAATTACGCGGACGAATTGAGCCAGCCTTTCGTGGATGCTTCGTTCGAATTTAGTAAATTACTTTCGGGCCAAAGCGTACAGAAATCGCGCAGGCAGATCATGACAGAAAATGTCGATGGCTACCTGGGCCAGGCATTGGGGCAGCTTTACGTAAAACGTTATTTCAACGAGGGAGCCAAAAAACGAGTGCTCGACCTGGTGAACAATCTGCAAAAGTCTTTCGAGAACAGGATCAAAAACCTGGATTGGATGAGCGACAGCACCAAGCAAAAAGCCGTAGAAAAGCTATATGCTATCACCAAGAAAATAGGTTACCCTGACGTTTGGCGCAATTATGACCAGGTTAGCATTAGCCGCACCATATATTTCGAAAACATATTGGCCATTAACCGTAATGATTATCAATATCGCCTTGCCAAACTGAACAAGCCGGTTGATAAAACAGAGTGGCATACCACACCGTCAACGGTTACGGCATATTACAGCCCGTCTGCAAATGAGATAGTTTTTCCGGCAGGTATTTTACAGTATCCATATTTTGACTTTAATGCTGACGACGCCATCAATTACGGCGGTATAGGCATGGTGATAGGCCATGAAATGACACATGCCTTTGATGACCAGGGCGCGCAATTTGACAAAGAAGGCAACGTAAAAAGCTGGTGGACGAAAGAAGATTATCAAAAGTTCAGGGCTAAGACCGCGCAGCTCTCTACGTTATACAGCTCTTTCACCGTGTTAGATACTGTGCATGTTAAAGGCCCGCTTACACTTGGCGAAAATACAGCAGACAATGGCGGCATAGCCATAGCGTACGATGCATTTAAAATGACACCCGAAGGGAAAAGCAATGAAAAGATAGATGGTTATACCCCGGACCAGCGCTTCTTTTTATCCATAGCCCGCATCTGGCGTGTTAAAACACGCGACGCCTTCTTGCGCACTTACACCAATACCAACCCGCACTCTCCGGCCATGTGGCGCGTAAACGGACCGATCATGAACTTCGAGCCGTTTTACAAAGCATTTGACGTGAAACCGGGTGATAAAAACTACAAAGCGCCTGATCAAAGGGTGAGGATATGGTAG
- a CDS encoding DNA topoisomerase IB, producing the protein MNRLAQKLEKIGRDPKVTAKAVGLRYVCDTTPGYTRKKSGSGFTFLDKDGITVKDKELIQRFNKLVIPPAYTDVWISPYENSHLQFTGKDAAGRKQYRYHPQWNQIRNQSKYHRLQAFADCLPKIREQVDKDLATRGMGHDKVVALVIRVMELTSIRVGNESYKKLYGSYGLTTLMDKHVAISGSKMHFEFKGKKGVFHKIDLQSKKLAKLVKQCRDIPGKELFQYYNDDGSRCSVDSGDINTYLKNVTGEDFTAKDFRTWSGSVSSLYAFKEAGEPENKSDCKKKIVSVLDEVALTLGNTRTVCKKYYVHPTIIQSYEAGTLSKYLEGLDPEDMHKASELSHAEKALLKILDNEKLALAS; encoded by the coding sequence ATGAACCGTTTAGCTCAAAAACTCGAAAAAATTGGCCGCGACCCAAAAGTAACAGCGAAGGCTGTAGGCTTGCGGTACGTGTGCGACACCACTCCGGGCTATACCCGCAAAAAGTCGGGAAGCGGATTTACATTTTTAGATAAAGATGGTATAACTGTTAAGGACAAAGAGCTGATACAGCGCTTCAACAAACTGGTAATTCCGCCTGCTTACACAGACGTATGGATATCGCCATACGAAAACAGTCACTTGCAGTTCACCGGGAAAGATGCCGCCGGCCGCAAGCAATACCGCTACCACCCGCAGTGGAACCAAATACGGAACCAAAGTAAATACCACCGCCTGCAGGCCTTTGCAGACTGTTTACCGAAGATTCGCGAGCAGGTTGACAAAGACCTGGCTACACGAGGCATGGGGCATGATAAGGTAGTTGCGCTGGTGATCCGTGTGATGGAACTGACCAGCATCCGGGTGGGTAATGAGTCGTACAAAAAATTGTATGGTTCTTACGGACTTACCACGTTGATGGATAAACACGTAGCCATCAGCGGATCAAAAATGCACTTTGAGTTTAAAGGGAAAAAAGGCGTTTTCCATAAAATAGATCTGCAAAGTAAGAAGCTGGCCAAATTGGTTAAGCAATGCCGCGACATCCCGGGTAAAGAGTTGTTTCAGTACTACAATGATGACGGGTCGCGTTGCTCTGTCGATTCGGGAGACATCAATACTTACCTCAAAAATGTAACCGGCGAAGATTTTACTGCTAAGGATTTCCGTACCTGGAGCGGCAGCGTAAGCAGCCTTTACGCGTTCAAAGAAGCCGGCGAACCCGAAAATAAATCAGACTGTAAAAAGAAAATAGTTAGCGTATTAGATGAGGTTGCTTTAACCCTCGGCAACACCCGTACCGTTTGTAAGAAATACTACGTGCATCCAACCATCATTCAAAGCTACGAGGCCGGTACCTTATCTAAATATTTGGAGGGGCTCGATCCTGAAGATATGCACAAAGCGTCGGAATTAAGCCACGCGGAAAAGGCCTTGCTTAAAATACTTGATAATGAAAAGCTGGCCTTAGCAAGTTAA
- a CDS encoding NADH-quinone oxidoreductase subunit A produces the protein MGQVAQISEFGKIFIFLITGAVMVGAAFGVNKLIAPNKPTPEKLTSYECGEEPTGSAWLPFNSRFYVIALIFLLFDVEMVFIFPWATVFADKKLIAADARWSTVTMIEMFIFVGILILGLAYVWVKGDLEWIKPEVRTLTTDVKIPLSAYENLNRQQYKVREFTLEPTATATATATATASATAAATATAATATAPATTTAAPRFKPIFKKAQE, from the coding sequence ATGGGCCAGGTTGCGCAAATATCAGAATTTGGAAAGATATTTATCTTTCTAATTACGGGTGCCGTAATGGTTGGCGCAGCCTTTGGTGTTAATAAACTGATTGCCCCCAATAAACCAACGCCCGAGAAATTGACCTCTTACGAGTGCGGCGAAGAACCCACAGGGAGCGCCTGGTTGCCATTTAACTCGCGCTTTTATGTCATCGCTTTGATATTTTTATTGTTCGATGTTGAGATGGTTTTCATCTTTCCATGGGCTACGGTTTTTGCCGATAAGAAATTGATAGCGGCGGACGCGCGCTGGTCGACAGTTACGATGATTGAGATGTTCATCTTTGTCGGGATACTTATCTTGGGACTGGCTTATGTTTGGGTAAAAGGCGATCTGGAGTGGATAAAACCCGAAGTGCGAACCTTAACAACGGACGTGAAGATCCCTTTATCTGCCTACGAAAATTTAAACCGGCAGCAATACAAAGTCAGGGAGTTTACCCTTGAACCTACTGCAACTGCAACTGCCACTGCGACTGCTACTGCAAGTGCCACTGCGGCTGCTACTGCGACTGCTGCTACTGCTACTGCCCCTGCAACAACTACAGCCGCCCCACGTTTTAAACCTATATTTAAGAAAGCGCAAGAATGA
- a CDS encoding NADH-quinone oxidoreductase subunit B produces MNQGMTGDGGVVMTKFDDLLNWARMSSLWPLSFGIACCAIEMMGSYASTYDFERFGVFPRPSARQADVIIIAGTVTFKMAERIKRLYEQMPEPKYVISMGSCSNCGGPYWQHGYHVVKGVDRVIPVDVYVQGCPPRPEALIGAVLELQKKIEGERVLSM; encoded by the coding sequence ATGAACCAGGGAATGACAGGCGATGGCGGTGTGGTGATGACCAAGTTTGACGATCTGCTCAATTGGGCGCGCATGTCTTCATTATGGCCTTTAAGTTTTGGCATTGCCTGCTGCGCTATAGAAATGATGGGTTCATATGCTTCGACATACGATTTTGAGCGCTTTGGCGTGTTCCCCCGCCCTTCTGCGCGCCAGGCAGACGTGATCATCATCGCGGGCACGGTTACCTTTAAAATGGCCGAGCGTATTAAGCGCCTGTATGAGCAAATGCCCGAGCCAAAGTATGTGATCTCGATGGGCTCATGCTCTAATTGCGGCGGCCCTTACTGGCAGCACGGCTATCATGTAGTTAAAGGTGTTGACCGTGTTATACCGGTTGATGTTTACGTGCAGGGCTGCCCCCCAAGGCCCGAGGCGCTCATAGGTGCTGTATTGGAATTGCAGAAAAAGATAGAAGGCGAGCGGGTACTGAGCATGTAA